In Micromonospora sp. WMMD980, the following are encoded in one genomic region:
- a CDS encoding DUF2277 domain-containing protein, whose amino-acid sequence MCRNIRVLNNFEPPATEDEIEAAALQYVRKVSGTTRPSAANEAAFDEAVRVVTAATRTLLDGLVTKAPPRDREVEAAKAKARAAERYGPRTTASN is encoded by the coding sequence ATGTGCAGAAACATCCGCGTGCTCAACAATTTCGAGCCGCCCGCGACCGAGGACGAGATCGAGGCCGCCGCACTGCAGTACGTGCGCAAGGTCAGCGGCACCACGAGACCGTCGGCAGCCAACGAGGCGGCGTTCGACGAGGCGGTCCGGGTCGTCACGGCGGCGACCCGGACCCTGCTGGACGGCCTCGTGACCAAGGCGCCTCCGCGTGACCGCGAGGTGGAGGCCGCCAAGGCCAAGGCGCGCGCGGCAGAGAGGTACGGGCCCCGGACGACCGCCTCGAACTGA
- a CDS encoding CapA family protein: MIRRTARSPLAALTAVAVGVGLVGCGSTGPAPQWREGSTGPTAVASGTATAPHVPREVRLAFAGDVHFTGRTLGLLDDPATTFGPIAATLRDADVTLLNLETSVTERGTPQPKTYQFRAPRTAFAALRAAGVDAVSIANNHILDYGRQGLSDTLDSAAEARYPVFGAGHDADAAYAPWLTTVRGLRIAVLGMSQVHDLAESWRATDTQSGVAMAFDPARATAAVRAARKQADLVVVFMHWGVEGNSCATGEMKTFAQRLSGAGADIVVGAHAHTLLANGWLGQTYVHYGLGNFLWYSTSHSTDSGVLKLVVRERTVVESRFVPATVSGSGQPVPATGAGKRRILDKLAAARGCTGLSARRPG; the protein is encoded by the coding sequence GTGATCCGCAGGACGGCGCGTTCACCGCTGGCGGCGCTGACGGCGGTCGCAGTCGGCGTCGGCCTGGTCGGCTGCGGTTCGACCGGCCCGGCGCCGCAGTGGCGCGAGGGCTCGACGGGTCCGACCGCGGTGGCGTCCGGCACCGCGACCGCGCCGCACGTCCCGCGCGAGGTCCGGCTGGCCTTCGCCGGTGACGTGCACTTCACCGGCCGCACTCTCGGCCTGCTCGACGATCCGGCTACGACCTTCGGACCGATCGCCGCGACGTTGCGCGACGCCGACGTCACGCTGCTCAACCTGGAGACGTCGGTGACCGAGCGGGGCACCCCCCAGCCGAAGACCTACCAGTTCCGGGCCCCGAGGACCGCCTTCGCGGCGCTGCGCGCCGCCGGGGTCGACGCGGTGTCGATCGCCAACAACCACATCCTCGACTACGGCCGGCAGGGCCTCTCGGACACCCTCGACTCGGCGGCGGAAGCCCGGTACCCGGTGTTCGGCGCCGGCCACGACGCCGACGCGGCCTACGCGCCCTGGTTGACGACGGTACGCGGGCTGCGGATCGCGGTGCTCGGCATGTCGCAGGTGCACGACCTGGCCGAATCGTGGCGGGCGACGGACACCCAGTCGGGGGTGGCCATGGCGTTCGATCCCGCCCGGGCCACCGCCGCGGTGCGTGCGGCGCGGAAGCAGGCCGACCTGGTCGTCGTCTTCATGCACTGGGGCGTGGAGGGCAACTCGTGCGCGACTGGTGAGATGAAGACGTTCGCGCAACGGTTGTCCGGGGCCGGCGCGGACATCGTCGTCGGCGCGCACGCGCACACGCTGCTCGCCAACGGCTGGCTGGGCCAGACCTACGTGCACTACGGCCTGGGCAACTTCCTCTGGTACAGCACCTCGCACAGCACCGACTCCGGCGTGCTGAAACTGGTCGTCCGCGAGCGGACGGTGGTGGAGAGCCGCTTCGTCCCGGCGACGGTCTCCGGCAGCGGCCAGCCGGTTCCGGCCACCGGCGCGGGCAAGCGGCGCATCCTCGACAAGCTCGCCGCCGCGCGGGGGTGCACCGGTCTGTCGGCCCGGCGCCCTGGATAA
- a CDS encoding CBS domain-containing protein, whose product MRASDVAISMDTVTEDMPAREAARILAAQDLPGLIVVDTAGRPSTVLAGTQVLRMALPSYCQDDPALARVIDEAAADVVLAGIGNRTVADLLPRNRPGLPAVSADATLLEVASVMARTNVPLVAVVDRDRVMTGAITLDGLLDRILGT is encoded by the coding sequence ATGCGCGCTAGCGATGTGGCGATCTCCATGGACACCGTCACCGAGGACATGCCGGCCCGAGAGGCCGCCCGAATCCTGGCCGCGCAGGATCTGCCCGGCCTGATCGTGGTGGACACCGCAGGCCGCCCGTCGACGGTGCTGGCCGGCACGCAGGTGCTGCGGATGGCGCTGCCGTCCTACTGTCAGGACGATCCGGCGCTGGCGCGGGTGATCGACGAGGCCGCCGCCGATGTGGTCCTGGCGGGGATCGGTAACCGCACCGTCGCGGACCTGCTCCCCCGCAACCGTCCGGGTCTGCCGGCGGTCAGCGCCGACGCCACCCTGCTCGAGGTCGCCTCGGTGATGGCCCGGACGAACGTGCCGCTGGTCGCGGTCGTGGACCGCGACCGGGTGATGACCGGGGCCATCACCCTCGACGGGCTGCTCGACCGGATCCTCGGCACCTGA
- the nhaA gene encoding Na+/H+ antiporter NhaA, giving the protein MSGPQSPPRVLGRGSWAEASRIAEVLRKETIGGALLLIAAAVALIWANSPWAHRYEAMTALTVGPHALHLDLSLATWAADGLLAIFFFVAGLELKREFVAGDLHDPRRAAVPVAAAIGGVLVPALLYAVVNSGGALKGWAVPTATDIAFALAVLAVIGRHLPTALRTFLLTLAVVDDLLAIVIIAVFYTAHLSVLPLLAAALPLGVFALLVQRRVRLWWLLLPLAFATWALVHASGVHATVAGGLLAFAVPVLRSRGTGPGVGLAEHFEHRFRPISAGVAVPVFALMSAGVAVGGLDGLAQALTDPIAVGIVLGLVVGKPIGILLATWLVARFTRARLDAGLAWIDVTGLAVLAGIGFTVSLLIGELAFGIGSDADDRVKIAVLAGSLIAATLAMMILRVRNRAYRQIYEAERVDHDHDDVPDVYQR; this is encoded by the coding sequence ATGTCCGGCCCGCAGTCACCCCCTCGTGTCCTCGGCCGCGGTTCCTGGGCCGAGGCGAGTCGCATCGCCGAGGTGCTGCGCAAGGAGACGATCGGCGGGGCACTGCTGCTGATCGCCGCCGCTGTGGCGCTGATCTGGGCCAATTCCCCGTGGGCGCACCGCTACGAGGCGATGACGGCGCTTACCGTCGGGCCTCACGCGTTGCACCTTGACCTCTCGCTGGCCACCTGGGCGGCCGACGGGCTGTTGGCGATCTTCTTCTTCGTCGCCGGTCTCGAACTCAAGCGCGAGTTCGTCGCCGGCGACCTGCATGATCCGCGCCGAGCCGCGGTACCGGTCGCCGCCGCGATCGGCGGCGTACTCGTGCCGGCACTGCTGTACGCGGTAGTGAACTCCGGTGGCGCGCTGAAAGGCTGGGCGGTACCGACCGCCACCGACATCGCGTTCGCCCTCGCCGTACTGGCGGTGATCGGCCGGCACCTGCCGACCGCGCTGCGCACCTTCCTGCTGACCCTGGCAGTGGTGGACGACCTGCTGGCGATCGTCATCATCGCGGTCTTCTACACCGCCCACCTGTCGGTGCTGCCGTTGCTGGCCGCGGCACTGCCGCTGGGCGTGTTCGCGCTGCTGGTGCAGCGGCGAGTGCGCTTGTGGTGGCTGCTCCTGCCACTGGCGTTCGCGACCTGGGCGCTCGTGCACGCCTCCGGCGTGCACGCCACCGTCGCCGGGGGGCTGCTCGCCTTCGCCGTCCCGGTGCTGCGTTCCAGGGGCACCGGGCCAGGGGTGGGTCTGGCCGAGCACTTCGAGCACCGATTCCGGCCGATCTCGGCCGGCGTCGCGGTGCCGGTGTTCGCGCTGATGTCCGCCGGCGTGGCCGTCGGCGGGCTCGACGGCCTCGCGCAGGCGCTCACCGACCCGATCGCGGTGGGCATCGTGCTCGGCTTGGTCGTCGGCAAACCGATCGGCATCCTCTTGGCGACCTGGCTCGTCGCCCGGTTCACCCGGGCTCGGTTGGACGCAGGGCTGGCCTGGATCGACGTGACCGGGCTGGCCGTGCTGGCCGGCATCGGTTTCACCGTCTCGCTGCTGATCGGCGAACTCGCCTTCGGTATCGGTAGCGACGCCGACGACCGGGTCAAGATCGCCGTGCTGGCAGGCTCCCTGATCGCCGCCACCCTCGCCATGATGATCTTGCGGGTACGGAATCGCGCGTACCGGCAGATCTACGAGGCCGAGCGGGTCGACCATGACCATGACGACGTTCCCGACGTCTACCAGAGATAG